The proteins below are encoded in one region of Bremerella sp. P1:
- the hisS gene encoding histidine--tRNA ligase produces the protein MSNKKKLIQPRTLKGFRDYLPDAMMPREELVNTARRVYRSYGFAPIDTPTLEYAEILLGKGSDETDRQMYRFEDHGKRDVGMRFDLTVPLARFAAQHIGELGTPFKRYHIATVWRGENTQRGRYREFMQCDFDTIGTKSIVADIETALVIHDLMLAIGFEGFTVRVNNRQVLSGLLEKLDLVEKSTEVLRALDKLAKIGAEKVAAEMQETAGASAEQAAQVLKLAEIGGTTDEILSALDSLVAGSEKGEIGVGQLRELTAATAAAGVPAERLQIDVSIARGLDYYTGTIFETFLSELPGIGSVCSGGRYNDLASLYTNQELPGIGASLGLDRLLAAMEELGKIEARTTPAEVFIPYFDANSLQQYLKIAATLRTAGFNVELYPDAKKLGQQLKYADRRGFKVAIVAGDRELAEDKCQVKDLKTGDSAEASLAGGAEELIAGISKILRPTA, from the coding sequence ATGTCCAACAAGAAGAAACTTATCCAACCCCGCACGCTCAAAGGCTTTCGCGACTATTTGCCTGACGCGATGATGCCGCGAGAGGAGTTGGTCAACACGGCACGCCGCGTTTATCGTTCGTATGGGTTCGCCCCGATCGATACGCCAACGCTGGAATATGCCGAGATTCTGCTGGGCAAAGGAAGCGACGAAACCGATCGGCAAATGTACCGATTCGAGGATCATGGCAAACGAGACGTAGGCATGCGTTTCGATCTGACCGTTCCCCTGGCCCGCTTCGCGGCTCAACACATCGGTGAACTGGGAACGCCCTTCAAGCGTTATCACATCGCAACCGTCTGGCGAGGCGAGAACACCCAGCGCGGTCGCTATCGCGAGTTCATGCAGTGCGACTTCGACACGATCGGCACAAAGAGCATCGTGGCCGATATCGAAACGGCCCTGGTCATTCATGACCTGATGCTGGCGATCGGGTTCGAAGGCTTCACGGTCCGCGTGAACAATCGCCAGGTGCTATCGGGTCTGCTCGAAAAGCTCGACCTCGTTGAGAAGTCGACCGAAGTCCTGCGTGCGCTCGACAAGCTGGCCAAGATCGGTGCCGAGAAAGTTGCTGCGGAAATGCAGGAAACGGCCGGCGCTTCCGCCGAGCAAGCAGCCCAGGTTTTGAAGCTGGCAGAAATCGGCGGCACGACCGACGAGATCCTTTCGGCACTCGATAGCCTGGTCGCTGGTAGCGAAAAAGGAGAGATCGGCGTCGGACAGCTGCGCGAGTTGACCGCAGCCACGGCAGCCGCAGGCGTCCCTGCTGAGCGACTTCAGATCGATGTCTCGATTGCCCGCGGGTTGGACTATTACACCGGGACGATCTTCGAGACCTTCCTTAGCGAGCTACCTGGCATCGGCAGCGTTTGCAGTGGTGGCCGCTACAACGACCTGGCCAGCTTGTACACCAATCAAGAGCTGCCAGGCATCGGAGCCTCGCTGGGACTGGACCGACTTCTGGCGGCGATGGAAGAACTCGGCAAGATCGAAGCTCGAACAACGCCGGCCGAAGTCTTCATTCCCTACTTCGACGCCAACAGCCTGCAACAGTATCTCAAGATCGCGGCCACGCTTCGCACGGCAGGCTTCAACGTCGAACTCTATCCCGATGCCAAGAAGCTTGGTCAGCAGCTGAAGTATGCCGACCGACGCGGGTTCAAAGTGGCGATCGTCGCCGGCGACCGTGAACTGGCCGAGGATAAGTGCCAGGTGAAGGATCTGAAGACAGGCGACTCGGCCGAGGCCAGTCTAGCGGGGGGTGCCGAAGAATTGATTGCGGGAATTTCGAAAATTCTGCGGCCCACCGCATAA
- a CDS encoding diguanylate cyclase domain-containing protein — MHNRLLVIESTSALRRKLRDVLSEHHTVHILENADKIRASIEQVQPALILLDYHLRDDSALEVCRAIRREFASRQIQLLVLGEGLSESQRLEMFAAGADNVIDKSIGRLELTAKIDVLMRLHSALMRATTAERKLANYSRELERIVENRSMAIQSTQDIAVFALAKLADSRDTETGEHLVRMRAYSQMIAEQLRISGPYQDAIDDLFLQDLFRSSPLHDIGKVGISDAILLKPGKLTAEEFNAMKQHVRIGAETLQEAAKSSSSGSFFHMAAEIARYHHERWDGCGYLEGLKGAEIPLAARIVSVADVFDALSSKRVYKDAIRSDQAKAMICEGSGTQFDPAIVTAFEETFDKIEAFSAEQHSVVRFLNAAPGQTTNYHWGKHQAAPELSGENAVVINDGSPSIGLIIKWLQSVGMHVRTCGEFASAKHLIREDCPMVVISDWGQNQAAAEGFCRWVREEHLPRYVFTMMLADQSELNDPTLAYRLGIDDVISHSIGREELLSRINSAGRVIELENHLRTVERNDPLTGLATLRYLNDQLKREWVRARNYHLPISCVVIDIDDFSEINRNYGLEAGDRVLQQLAQTITVQGRQIDYLCRLDSDRLLLVLPECAEVNAYRVAMRIEMLVDKMVVDVPGEQVRCSVSMGVAQRNNDVPNLEALIDNAEIALKVAKSSGKRHVVCLGHCQESTGIIASDDQVRERLEHLTASEIMTSPILTICQTDTIANATQMLINEGFNSAPVVDEKGYLVGVISEKDLMQAFRRPEAGKTLVSVVMRSEVVSFDESDPAIHVYEFLCQAAMRRVIVVNDERPTGVISRGNCLRWVHQLEAEMGLGDPGKLADIVDSGILESATLSQISEIIKGMEHGPTGSSVDRVQF, encoded by the coding sequence ATGCACAATCGATTACTCGTGATCGAAAGCACTAGTGCGCTTCGCAGGAAACTGCGCGACGTTCTCAGTGAACATCACACCGTTCATATTCTGGAGAATGCGGACAAGATCCGCGCATCTATCGAGCAAGTTCAGCCTGCGTTGATCTTGCTCGATTATCACTTGCGCGACGACTCGGCCCTTGAAGTCTGCCGAGCGATTCGCCGTGAATTTGCAAGTCGACAGATACAGCTCCTTGTGCTGGGAGAAGGTCTTAGTGAATCACAGCGATTGGAAATGTTTGCCGCCGGTGCCGATAACGTCATCGATAAATCAATCGGCCGTTTAGAGTTAACCGCAAAGATTGACGTTCTGATGCGGCTGCACAGTGCGCTGATGCGTGCCACGACCGCCGAACGCAAGCTTGCGAACTATTCTCGCGAGTTAGAGCGGATCGTCGAAAATCGCTCGATGGCCATTCAATCCACGCAAGACATTGCGGTCTTTGCGTTGGCGAAGCTTGCCGACTCGCGTGACACGGAAACAGGCGAGCACCTCGTTCGCATGCGCGCCTATTCGCAGATGATTGCTGAGCAACTGCGGATCAGCGGGCCTTACCAGGACGCAATCGATGATTTGTTCCTGCAAGACCTCTTTCGTTCCAGTCCTTTGCACGACATCGGTAAGGTTGGTATCTCCGATGCGATCTTGCTGAAGCCCGGCAAGCTGACGGCGGAAGAATTCAACGCGATGAAGCAGCACGTCCGTATCGGCGCCGAAACGCTGCAAGAAGCCGCCAAGAGTAGCTCGAGTGGCTCGTTCTTTCACATGGCCGCCGAGATCGCTCGATATCACCACGAGCGTTGGGATGGATGCGGCTATTTGGAAGGCTTGAAGGGAGCCGAGATACCATTGGCCGCTCGCATCGTGAGCGTGGCCGACGTATTCGACGCCCTCTCCAGCAAGCGTGTGTATAAAGATGCGATCCGCTCTGATCAGGCAAAAGCCATGATCTGCGAGGGAAGTGGAACTCAGTTTGATCCGGCAATCGTGACTGCCTTCGAGGAAACGTTCGACAAGATCGAAGCGTTCTCGGCAGAACAACACAGCGTCGTGCGTTTCCTAAACGCAGCCCCAGGGCAAACGACCAATTATCACTGGGGCAAGCATCAAGCGGCACCGGAGCTGAGCGGCGAGAATGCCGTGGTCATCAACGATGGTTCGCCTTCGATTGGACTGATCATCAAGTGGCTGCAAAGCGTTGGGATGCATGTACGTACCTGCGGCGAGTTTGCATCGGCCAAGCATCTCATTCGCGAAGACTGCCCGATGGTAGTCATCAGCGATTGGGGACAGAACCAGGCCGCTGCCGAGGGATTTTGCCGTTGGGTTCGGGAAGAGCATCTACCTCGTTACGTCTTTACGATGATGTTGGCCGATCAGTCCGAGCTGAATGATCCGACGCTGGCTTATCGCCTGGGAATCGACGATGTGATCTCGCATTCGATCGGCCGGGAAGAACTGCTGTCGAGAATCAATTCGGCAGGTCGGGTTATCGAACTGGAGAACCACCTTCGCACGGTCGAACGAAACGATCCGCTAACCGGCCTCGCCACGCTTCGCTATCTAAACGACCAGTTGAAACGGGAGTGGGTACGGGCTCGCAACTATCATTTGCCGATCTCCTGCGTGGTCATCGATATCGACGACTTCAGCGAGATCAATCGCAACTACGGTTTGGAGGCCGGCGACCGGGTACTGCAGCAGCTGGCCCAGACGATCACGGTTCAGGGACGACAAATCGATTACCTGTGCCGCTTGGATAGCGATCGCCTGCTGTTGGTATTGCCTGAATGTGCCGAGGTAAATGCCTATCGCGTTGCGATGCGTATCGAAATGCTGGTCGACAAAATGGTCGTCGACGTCCCTGGCGAGCAGGTACGCTGCTCGGTAAGCATGGGGGTCGCACAGCGGAACAACGACGTACCCAACTTGGAAGCGCTGATCGACAATGCGGAGATCGCGTTGAAGGTCGCCAAGAGCTCAGGCAAGCGTCATGTCGTTTGTTTGGGACATTGCCAGGAATCCACCGGGATCATCGCATCTGATGATCAGGTTCGAGAACGGCTGGAACACCTGACGGCTTCCGAGATCATGACCTCCCCGATTCTTACCATTTGCCAGACCGATACGATCGCAAACGCCACGCAAATGCTGATCAACGAAGGGTTCAATTCAGCGCCTGTTGTGGACGAGAAGGGCTACCTGGTAGGCGTCATTTCTGAGAAGGACTTGATGCAAGCCTTCCGTCGACCGGAAGCAGGCAAAACGCTGGTATCGGTGGTGATGCGTAGCGAAGTCGTCAGTTTCGATGAATCCGATCCGGCGATTCACGTATACGAATTCCTCTGCCAAGCTGCGATGCGCCGGGTCATTGTCGTCAATGACGAGCGGCCCACCGGTGTGATCAGCCGTGGAAACTGCCTGCGTTGGGTACATCAACTTGAGGCTGAGATGGGACTTGGTGATCCCGGCAAGCTGGCAGATATCGTCGATTCGGGGATTCTGGAATCGGCCACGCTAAGCCAAATTAGCGAGATAATCAAAGGAATGGAACACGGACCCACGGGCAGTTCGGTCGATCGCGTTCAATTCTAA
- a CDS encoding formyltetrahydrofolate deformylase has product MLVVITAVGPDNVGLADPIIHYVTGLGANIAEIQMYDHDEEAVFAMFLRVHIDADLYNSLRTALTEIGRLKKLSIRVWSADVRRDCPRIAICTTYRPEPAQAVLEAIAAGEINAIPAVMIGNRDNCKGLAESHGVDWQNIGREKGEANDERMIEILDEYDVDYVLLARYMRILPAASCWKYAGGRIINLHHGLLPSFPGIRPYHDANEVRMLTFGATCHFIVPELDAGNQIIHQETFSVEPGTKIEEIIRIGQEVNEPTCLVEGLRRVVAGEVELHFHRVVPRKTHG; this is encoded by the coding sequence ATGCTCGTTGTGATCACCGCAGTCGGACCAGATAACGTGGGTTTGGCCGATCCGATTATTCACTATGTGACGGGTTTAGGGGCGAACATTGCCGAAATCCAGATGTATGACCATGACGAAGAGGCCGTCTTCGCCATGTTCCTGCGCGTGCATATCGATGCTGACCTCTACAATTCGCTCCGAACGGCTTTGACCGAGATTGGCCGGCTGAAAAAGCTTTCGATCCGGGTCTGGTCGGCCGATGTTCGCCGCGATTGTCCCCGTATCGCGATCTGCACCACCTACCGCCCCGAGCCCGCCCAGGCCGTGCTCGAGGCGATTGCGGCTGGGGAAATCAACGCGATACCAGCGGTCATGATCGGCAATCGCGATAACTGCAAGGGACTGGCCGAAAGCCATGGTGTCGATTGGCAGAACATCGGCCGCGAGAAGGGAGAAGCCAACGACGAGCGGATGATCGAAATCCTCGACGAGTACGACGTCGACTACGTTCTGCTGGCTCGCTATATGCGTATTCTGCCGGCGGCCAGCTGTTGGAAATATGCCGGGGGCCGCATCATTAACCTCCATCACGGCCTTCTCCCGAGCTTTCCGGGAATTCGCCCTTACCACGATGCCAACGAAGTACGGATGCTCACGTTCGGTGCGACCTGTCACTTCATCGTTCCCGAACTGGATGCCGGCAATCAGATTATCCATCAGGAAACGTTCTCTGTTGAACCCGGTACCAAGATCGAAGAGATCATCCGGATAGGGCAGGAAGTCAACGAGCCCACTTGCCTGGTCGAAGGCCTCCGCCGCGTGGTTGCCGGAGAAGTGGAACTTCATTTCCACCGTGTGGTACCCCGCAAGACTCACGGCTAG
- a CDS encoding YkgJ family cysteine cluster protein: MIQKKVRREDLGPDENLCEHCTAKCCRYFALPIETPTEFADFEFIRWYLLHDRASVFLDEDVWYLLVHTTCKHLQDDYRCGIYETRPQICRDYTTEACEYDDDWCYEKYFETPEQIWEYAEATTPRRPGQSLRSTKPPALPILS; the protein is encoded by the coding sequence ATGATCCAGAAAAAGGTTCGCCGAGAAGATCTTGGGCCGGATGAGAACCTGTGCGAACACTGCACCGCCAAGTGCTGCCGTTACTTCGCGCTGCCGATTGAAACGCCCACCGAATTCGCCGATTTCGAGTTTATCCGGTGGTACCTGCTGCACGACCGGGCCTCCGTCTTTCTGGATGAAGACGTTTGGTATTTGTTGGTTCATACGACCTGCAAGCATCTGCAAGACGATTATCGCTGCGGTATCTATGAGACCCGCCCGCAGATTTGTCGCGACTACACGACCGAAGCGTGCGAGTACGACGACGATTGGTGCTACGAGAAGTATTTCGAAACCCCAGAGCAGATCTGGGAATACGCCGAGGCCACCACGCCTCGCCGCCCAGGCCAAAGCCTGCGAAGCACCAAGCCGCCAGCACTGCCGATTCTTAGCTAG
- a CDS encoding GTPase, whose product MSEFTTPTTAAVLTPPARGAIATVSVQGPEAVALADRFFTSLGKIGVCDANVGRILVGHWQAEDEPIGEELVVAKLAPELVEIHCHGGVQASQRILKHLASAGCQVQSWQSRTTSEHADAIIAEAKLELPQAVTSQAALHLLDQANGALTREIVTIGNLLDNANFEVAQEKLDHLLSLAPFGRHLTQPWLIVIAGPPNVGKSSLLNKIVGYDRAIVLDMPGTTRDVLHATTALDGWPVQFSDTAGIRVSDDEIEQAGIAKAKVALKTADLAIVMHDATDLKPDELDQSLKELPAALHVVNKIDLADDLQVPESGEMLATSAVTGQGVPELISSIVSHLIPNVPQAHEPIPFTSRQIDGLRQLHQQVQQRQIDDALQTIQTLLKA is encoded by the coding sequence ATGTCAGAGTTCACCACGCCAACAACCGCTGCCGTTCTTACGCCTCCGGCGCGCGGGGCCATCGCTACGGTCTCGGTGCAAGGGCCGGAAGCGGTTGCGCTGGCCGATCGCTTCTTCACCAGCCTGGGCAAGATCGGAGTGTGCGATGCCAACGTCGGACGCATCCTGGTGGGACACTGGCAGGCAGAAGACGAACCGATCGGCGAAGAGTTGGTCGTCGCGAAGCTGGCTCCCGAATTGGTCGAAATCCATTGCCATGGCGGTGTTCAAGCGAGTCAGCGCATCCTGAAGCACCTGGCCTCGGCCGGCTGCCAGGTACAGTCTTGGCAGTCACGAACGACTTCCGAGCATGCCGATGCGATCATAGCCGAGGCGAAGTTGGAGCTTCCCCAAGCAGTCACATCCCAGGCTGCGCTGCACCTGTTGGATCAGGCCAACGGAGCCCTGACCCGAGAAATCGTTACCATCGGCAATCTTCTCGACAATGCGAATTTCGAAGTTGCCCAGGAGAAGCTCGACCATTTGCTGTCGCTGGCGCCGTTCGGTAGGCATCTGACGCAGCCCTGGCTGATTGTCATCGCCGGCCCCCCGAACGTCGGCAAGAGTAGTCTGCTGAACAAGATCGTCGGGTACGACCGGGCGATTGTGCTCGATATGCCTGGGACGACTCGGGACGTGCTGCACGCGACCACGGCACTCGACGGGTGGCCGGTGCAGTTCTCAGACACCGCAGGCATTCGTGTTTCTGACGACGAAATCGAACAAGCAGGCATTGCCAAAGCCAAAGTCGCACTCAAGACAGCCGATCTGGCGATCGTCATGCACGATGCAACCGACCTGAAACCCGATGAGCTGGACCAGTCGCTGAAAGAACTTCCTGCGGCCCTGCACGTCGTGAACAAGATCGACCTGGCCGATGATCTTCAAGTGCCAGAATCGGGTGAAATGCTCGCCACCAGTGCGGTTACCGGGCAAGGCGTACCCGAATTGATCTCGTCGATCGTTTCGCACCTGATCCCCAACGTTCCCCAGGCACACGAGCCCATTCCATTCACCAGTCGTCAGATCGACGGCCTTCGACAATTGCATCAACAAGTGCAACAACGCCAGATCGACGACGCCCTGCAAACTATCCAGACGCTGCTGAAAGCATGA
- a CDS encoding HYExAFE family protein, with protein sequence MTIRTNHYEVALEAFLRDEKIPYIAVDERRRSLYGAGSLKNLDFIATPSGSDMSWLIDVKGRRFPSGRKNRYWKNWTTTDDLQSLSQWQRLLGPQFRGMLVFVYDVVGEMAPVPQHLLYPHQDRLYAFIGVRLDLYVAWARKISPRWKTMSMPTKAFRQLAEPLQVTLRTPVVSGGDFDHRRSGNTASAIA encoded by the coding sequence ATGACGATCCGCACGAACCATTATGAAGTCGCACTCGAAGCTTTCTTGCGCGACGAGAAGATCCCCTACATCGCCGTCGATGAACGACGCCGTTCGCTGTACGGAGCCGGCTCGCTCAAGAACCTCGATTTCATCGCCACCCCCAGCGGCAGTGACATGTCGTGGCTGATCGATGTGAAGGGACGCCGATTCCCTTCCGGTCGCAAGAACCGCTACTGGAAGAACTGGACCACGACCGACGACCTGCAAAGCTTGTCGCAGTGGCAGCGGCTGTTGGGTCCCCAGTTTCGCGGGATGCTCGTCTTTGTGTACGACGTCGTTGGCGAAATGGCTCCCGTTCCACAGCACTTACTGTATCCGCATCAAGACCGACTCTACGCGTTCATTGGGGTCCGGCTCGACTTGTATGTCGCTTGGGCGCGGAAAATCTCGCCACGTTGGAAAACCATGTCGATGCCAACCAAGGCTTTCCGCCAACTGGCCGAACCGCTGCAAGTCACCCTCCGGACGCCGGTCGTCTCGGGAGGTGACTTCGATCATCGGCGGTCCGGCAATACCGCATCGGCGATTGCCTGA
- a CDS encoding M3 family oligoendopeptidase, giving the protein MEDFSKLELPEPNLAELKSRYDEIAKGIEDLNGNDGRGEQLFQWLERWDDIRREIDSWCNLTEIRFNQDTKNAAYKAAMDRLDEIHPKLTDLDVQIKKLLLVEDRKEKIVERFGAQATALWECQVRSFDPVIEDDLVEEAKLVSKYNELLASATFTFQGKETNLSGIVEYAEDSDRSVRFSALATMWGWFAENHEELDEIYDKMVKLRDQMAKKLKYENFVQLAYQRMSRIDYNEQDVQQYRQEVIDKIVPLCTEIRKRQGELLGLDPLMYWDEAIHDQQGNPRPQGTYEHQIEQAQAMFDGMDERMGEFFQLMQDKNLMDLKNRPGKAGGGFCASLLQQRVPFIFANFNGTLGDVEVFTHEVGHAYQCYASMSLPLLDNVWPTMESCEIHSMGLEFLCWPHMEKFFGDEADRFRKIHLASRLLFLPYGVSVDHFQHEVYKDPEMTPQQRNAKWRELEALYLPHMQFGDLPHLPEGGRWQKQRHIYMSPFYYIDYTLAQCCALQFWVRSQQNFEQAMEDYLNLCARGGTLPFQELAKSADLKSPFEPGCLSEVAGQASKFLGL; this is encoded by the coding sequence ATGGAAGACTTTAGCAAGCTCGAACTTCCCGAGCCCAACCTCGCGGAACTCAAATCGCGCTACGACGAGATCGCGAAGGGAATCGAAGATCTCAACGGCAACGATGGCCGCGGGGAACAGCTGTTTCAATGGCTCGAACGCTGGGACGACATTCGTCGCGAGATCGATTCGTGGTGCAATCTGACCGAGATCCGTTTCAACCAAGACACCAAAAACGCGGCCTATAAAGCGGCCATGGATCGTCTCGACGAAATCCATCCAAAGCTGACCGACCTCGACGTGCAGATCAAAAAGCTGCTGCTGGTGGAAGACCGCAAAGAGAAGATCGTCGAACGCTTTGGTGCCCAGGCCACCGCTTTGTGGGAGTGCCAGGTCCGCTCATTCGATCCAGTGATCGAAGACGACCTGGTGGAAGAGGCGAAGTTGGTTTCCAAGTACAACGAACTGTTGGCCAGTGCTACGTTCACTTTCCAAGGGAAAGAAACCAATCTATCAGGCATCGTCGAATACGCCGAAGACAGCGACCGCAGCGTCCGTTTCTCCGCTCTTGCGACCATGTGGGGCTGGTTTGCCGAGAACCACGAAGAACTTGACGAGATCTACGACAAGATGGTCAAGCTTCGTGATCAGATGGCCAAGAAGCTGAAGTACGAAAACTTCGTCCAGCTCGCTTACCAGCGGATGTCCCGGATCGATTACAACGAACAAGATGTCCAACAATATCGCCAGGAAGTGATCGACAAGATCGTTCCGCTGTGCACCGAGATTCGTAAGCGACAAGGCGAGCTACTGGGCCTCGATCCGCTGATGTACTGGGACGAAGCGATCCACGACCAACAAGGGAATCCTCGTCCGCAAGGAACGTATGAACATCAGATCGAACAGGCCCAGGCCATGTTCGACGGTATGGACGAGCGGATGGGCGAGTTCTTCCAGCTAATGCAGGACAAGAACTTGATGGACCTGAAGAACCGCCCCGGCAAGGCAGGCGGCGGGTTCTGTGCCAGCTTGCTTCAACAACGAGTTCCGTTCATCTTCGCGAACTTCAACGGCACGCTGGGCGACGTGGAAGTCTTCACCCACGAAGTCGGCCATGCCTACCAGTGCTACGCCAGTATGTCACTGCCGCTGTTGGATAATGTGTGGCCGACGATGGAGTCGTGCGAGATTCACTCGATGGGCCTCGAGTTCCTCTGCTGGCCGCACATGGAGAAGTTCTTCGGAGACGAGGCCGATCGATTCCGTAAGATTCATCTTGCGTCGCGACTTCTGTTTCTGCCGTACGGTGTCTCGGTTGATCACTTCCAACACGAAGTTTACAAAGACCCTGAGATGACACCGCAGCAGCGTAATGCCAAGTGGCGTGAGTTGGAAGCGTTGTATCTCCCTCACATGCAATTCGGCGACCTTCCTCACTTGCCGGAAGGGGGACGCTGGCAGAAGCAGCGGCATATCTACATGTCGCCGTTCTACTACATCGACTACACGCTGGCCCAATGCTGTGCCTTGCAGTTCTGGGTTCGGTCGCAACAAAACTTCGAGCAAGCCATGGAAGACTACCTGAACCTTTGTGCTCGGGGAGGAACGTTACCGTTCCAGGAGCTTGCCAAAAGTGCCGACCTGAAGAGCCCCTTCGAGCCAGGCTGCTTGAGCGAAGTGGCTGGGCAGGCCAGCAAGTTCCTCGGGCTTTAG
- a CDS encoding sulfite oxidase-like oxidoreductase, producing the protein MNEHDRAKYQTEHPPAPHHHADAEDVIISRDTFRDNRIPPGQSRTKKWPVLHATIVPEVTKETWALKVFGLVDRELSFDWEEFQALPRVKVFSDFHCVTQWSRLGNLWEGVSTRYLLEQASVQPEAKFVICHGYDNGWTTNLPLDEFLSEDALLADLHDGVEINADHGGPVRGIVPKLYAWKSAKWIKAIELSATDKPGYWEQSGYHNVGDPWKEQRFGDGQMPAGWTGGPEGI; encoded by the coding sequence ATGAACGAGCACGACCGAGCGAAGTATCAGACCGAACATCCCCCTGCCCCGCATCATCATGCGGATGCAGAGGACGTGATCATCAGTCGCGATACCTTCCGAGACAATCGCATTCCGCCGGGGCAGTCACGCACTAAGAAGTGGCCGGTATTGCACGCGACGATCGTGCCTGAGGTCACGAAGGAAACCTGGGCGCTGAAAGTCTTTGGGCTGGTCGATCGCGAATTGTCGTTCGACTGGGAAGAGTTTCAGGCGCTGCCACGCGTGAAGGTCTTCTCCGATTTCCACTGCGTGACTCAGTGGTCGCGACTGGGGAATCTATGGGAAGGGGTCTCAACGCGTTACCTCCTGGAGCAAGCCAGCGTACAACCGGAAGCCAAGTTTGTTATTTGTCATGGCTACGACAATGGCTGGACGACCAATCTCCCGCTGGATGAATTTCTCAGCGAAGACGCCCTGCTGGCCGACCTGCATGACGGCGTCGAGATCAACGCCGATCACGGCGGACCTGTTCGAGGAATTGTCCCGAAGCTATACGCCTGGAAGAGCGCCAAGTGGATCAAAGCGATCGAGCTTAGCGCAACCGACAAGCCGGGTTACTGGGAACAAAGCGGGTACCACAATGTAGGCGACCCGTGGAAAGAGCAGCGTTTCGGCGATGGCCAAATGCCAGCTGGCTGGACCGGCGGACCGGAAGGGATTTAG